In a genomic window of Lagopus muta isolate bLagMut1 chromosome 2, bLagMut1 primary, whole genome shotgun sequence:
- the LOC125688887 gene encoding phosphofurin acidic cluster sorting protein 1-like isoform X1: MAAAAAAVGALGSGPAAGPPAAGGGATAAAAAAAMAAAGPGPVPVPMNLFATWEIDRSAPSCVPRLCSLRLKKLTVLKELDKELSSVLIAVKIQGSKRVLRSNEYVLPPGGLMETELELTFSLQYPHFLKRDGNKLQIMLQRRKRYKNRTILGYKTLAVGIINMAEVMQHPTDGGQLLSLHSNMKDVNIRVAEINIYSLSSQPIDHEDGSVPSGPKIKASDRSPDIDNYSEEEDDSFSSEQEASDDAVQGQDLFDEEDDLRKTKKARRKMIRTTSMTRQPNFKQKFVALLKRFKVTEEVLDSDPVDQTQEVEEDLGLLYDSLEECNNSDSGPEIEDNESVHSTPKPTLRRFFEGVSHSGSQTEIGSLHSQKGQDQESGSPGEAEKRKPGAPRAQEEPGAEVPVVELAAEEPCPRLAPPEAATRESSMDRLAQLGPGTKSELPSAVSPSKAESKQLWRPRSTSVKDRQSSKGQSGRTSSLDSESSPDSWHSTQVPRKSVYDQLNQILVSDEQLPESIVLVNVAEWQGQYVSEQLQAHKQLVVSTCSVADIQAAFNTTVSRIQRYCNCNSHMPPPVKVVVAGDQSYLSVVLRFFVEQLASKTPDWLNYLRFLLVPLGSHPLAKYLASVDNKYSTLFLDTAWRELFSRAEPPTADTVDIAGRVAQFIAGASLSHQLPISEAMLTYKQKSPDEDSCQKFIPFVGVVKVGLVEQSFSASVDSDDATACTPSLLSSVPAAGSASPYGKETVSTPPPSPSVSSGLSGAGSLSPGVEVMGLQVDYWTTQGLDRKKEGEKRETGIKNTLKSNFRSLQVSRIPGVGELVPPSTMAMTVVTKEKNKKVMFLSKKPKEKDLEPKSQVIEGITRLICTAKHQNTMLRVSIDGVEWNDVKFFQLAAQWPTHVKYLPVGIFGYSKSV; the protein is encoded by the exons GCTCTGCAGTCTGCGCCTGAAGAAACTCACAGTGCTGAAAGAGCTGGACAaagagctgagctctgtgcttaTCGCCGTGAAGATTCAG GGTTCAAAGCGAGTCCTGAGATCGAATGAATATGTTCTCCCACCTGGAGGCCTGATGGAGACCGAGCTGGAGCTGACCTTCTCATTGCAG TACCCACACTTTCTCAAGAGAGATGGCAATAAACTGCAGATCatgctgcagaggaggaagaggtaCAAGAACCGCACAATCCTGGGCTACAAGACCCTTGCTGTGGGCATCATTAACATGGCTGAG GTGATGCAGCACCCAACGGATGGAGGGCAACTCCTGAGCCTCCACAGCAACATGAAGGATGTGAACATCCGAGTGGCTGAAATCAACATCTACTCTTTGTCCAGTCAACCCATTGACCATGAGGATGGGAGTGTCCCCTCTGGTCCTAAAATCAAAGCTTCAG ATCGCTCGCCAGACATTGATAACTACTCTGAAGAAGAGGATGACAGCTTCTCCTCAGAGCAGGAGGCCAGTGATGATGCTGTGCAGGGCCAG GATCTGTTTGATGAAGAGGATGACTTGAGGAAAACCAAGAAGGCTAGGAGGAAAATGATCCGAACCACATCAATGACCAGA caaCCAAACTTCAAGCAGAAGTTTGTGGCTTTGCTGAAGAGGTTTAAAGTGACAGAGGAG GTCCTGGATTCTGACCCTGTAGACCAGACccaggaggtggaggaagacCTGGGCTTGCTCTATGACAGCCTGGAAGAGTGCAACAACAGTGACAGTGGCCCAGAAATTGAGGACAACGAGAGTGTGCACAGTACACCCAAGCCCACCTTGAG GCGTTTCTTTGAGGGAGTCTCTCATTCTGGTTCCCAGACTGAGATCGGCAGTCTGCACAGCCAGAAAGGGCAGGACCAAGAGTCGGGCAGCCCT GGCGAAGCAGAAAAACGGAAGCCAGGAGCGCCACGAGCACAGGAAGAGCCAGGAGCCGAGGTCCCTGTGGTG gagctggctgcagaggagcCGTGTCCCCGGCTGGCCCCCCCTGAGGCTGCCACCAGGGAGAGCAGCATGGACAGGCTGGCCCAGCTGGGCCCTGGAACCAAATCTGAGCTCCCCAGTGCTGTGTCACCCAG CAAGGCAGAGAGCAAGCAGTTGTGGCGTCCCCGCAGCACCTCAGTGAAGGACCGGCAGAGCTCCAAGGGACAGAGTGGCCGCACCAGCAGCCTGGACAGCGAGAGCTCCCCGGACTCGTGGCACAGCACCCAG GTGCCCCGAAAATCTGTTTATGATCAGCTGAACCAAATCCTGGTCTCAGATGAGCAGCTTCCAGAGAGCATCGTGCTGGTGAATGTCGCTGAATGGCAGGGGCAG TATGTGAGCGAGCAGCTCCAGGCGCACAAGCAGCTGGTCGTTTCCACCTGCTCAGTGGCAGACATCCAGGCGGCCTTCAACACCACCGTCTCCCGTATCCAGCGATA CTGTAACTGTAACTCCCACATGCCCCCCCCAGTGAAGGTAGTTGTGGCAGGGGACCAGAGCTACCTGAGTGTTGTCCTTCGGTTCTTCGTGGAACAGCTGGCCAGCAAGACGCCTGACTGGCTCAACTACCTTCGTTTCCTGCTGGTGCCACTGG GCTCTCACCCTCTCGCCAAGTACCTGGCTTCGGTGGATAACAAGTACAGCACTCTGTTCCTGGACACAGCGTGGCGGGAGCTGttcagcagggctgagccccCCACTGCAG acACTGTGGACATTGCGGGCCGCGTTGCCCAGTTCATTGCTGGAGCCAGCCTGTCTCACCAGCTGCCCATCTCCGAGGCCATGCTGACCTACAAGCAGAAGAG CCCTGATGAGGATTCCTGCCAGAAGTTCATACCCTTTGTAGGG GTTGTGAAGGTGGGCCTGGTGGAGCAGTCCTTCAGTGCCTCTG TGGACTCAGATGATGCCACAGCCTGCACCCCTTCGCTGCTGAGCTCGgtgccagctgctggcagtgcatcCCCCTACGGCAAGGAGACTGTGAGCACCCCACCACCCTCCCCATCTGTCAGCAGCGGCCTCTCAGGTGCTGG GTCTCTGAGCCCTGGTGTAGAGGTGATGGGCCTGCAGGTGGACTACTGGACAACACAAGGGCTGGATAGGAAGAAGGAGGGCGAAAAGCGGGAGACGGGCATCAAGAACACACTCAAGAGCAACTTCCGCTCGCTCCAGGTCAGCCGCATCCCCGGCGTCGGGGAGCTGGTGCCGCCCAGCACTATGGCCATGACTGTGGTTACCAaggagaagaacaagaaag TGATGTTCCTGAGCAAGAAACCAAAAGAGAAGGACCTAGAACCCAAAAGCCAAGTCATCGAAGGGATCACACGCCTCATCTGCACAGCCAAGCACCAGAACACCATGCTGCGAG TCTCCATAGATGGGGTGGAATGGAACGATGTGAAGTTTTtccagctggcagcacagtggCCAACACACGTCAAGTACCTCCCCGTGGGCATCTTCGGCTACTCAAAGAGCGTGTGA
- the LOC125688887 gene encoding phosphofurin acidic cluster sorting protein 1-like isoform X2, producing MAAAGPGPVPVPMNLFATWEIDRSAPSCVPRLCSLRLKKLTVLKELDKELSSVLIAVKIQGSKRVLRSNEYVLPPGGLMETELELTFSLQYPHFLKRDGNKLQIMLQRRKRYKNRTILGYKTLAVGIINMAEVMQHPTDGGQLLSLHSNMKDVNIRVAEINIYSLSSQPIDHEDGSVPSGPKIKASDRSPDIDNYSEEEDDSFSSEQEASDDAVQGQDLFDEEDDLRKTKKARRKMIRTTSMTRQPNFKQKFVALLKRFKVTEEVLDSDPVDQTQEVEEDLGLLYDSLEECNNSDSGPEIEDNESVHSTPKPTLRRFFEGVSHSGSQTEIGSLHSQKGQDQESGSPGEAEKRKPGAPRAQEEPGAEVPVVELAAEEPCPRLAPPEAATRESSMDRLAQLGPGTKSELPSAVSPSTSVKDRQSSKGQSGRTSSLDSESSPDSWHSTQVPRKSVYDQLNQILVSDEQLPESIVLVNVAEWQGQYVSEQLQAHKQLVVSTCSVADIQAAFNTTVSRIQRYCNCNSHMPPPVKVVVAGDQSYLSVVLRFFVEQLASKTPDWLNYLRFLLVPLGSHPLAKYLASVDNKYSTLFLDTAWRELFSRAEPPTADTVDIAGRVAQFIAGASLSHQLPISEAMLTYKQKSPDEDSCQKFIPFVGVVKVGLVEQSFSASVDSDDATACTPSLLSSVPAAGSASPYGKETVSTPPPSPSVSSGLSGAGSLSPGVEVMGLQVDYWTTQGLDRKKEGEKRETGIKNTLKSNFRSLQVSRIPGVGELVPPSTMAMTVVTKEKNKKVMFLSKKPKEKDLEPKSQVIEGITRLICTAKHQNTMLRVSIDGVEWNDVKFFQLAAQWPTHVKYLPVGIFGYSKSV from the exons GCTCTGCAGTCTGCGCCTGAAGAAACTCACAGTGCTGAAAGAGCTGGACAaagagctgagctctgtgcttaTCGCCGTGAAGATTCAG GGTTCAAAGCGAGTCCTGAGATCGAATGAATATGTTCTCCCACCTGGAGGCCTGATGGAGACCGAGCTGGAGCTGACCTTCTCATTGCAG TACCCACACTTTCTCAAGAGAGATGGCAATAAACTGCAGATCatgctgcagaggaggaagaggtaCAAGAACCGCACAATCCTGGGCTACAAGACCCTTGCTGTGGGCATCATTAACATGGCTGAG GTGATGCAGCACCCAACGGATGGAGGGCAACTCCTGAGCCTCCACAGCAACATGAAGGATGTGAACATCCGAGTGGCTGAAATCAACATCTACTCTTTGTCCAGTCAACCCATTGACCATGAGGATGGGAGTGTCCCCTCTGGTCCTAAAATCAAAGCTTCAG ATCGCTCGCCAGACATTGATAACTACTCTGAAGAAGAGGATGACAGCTTCTCCTCAGAGCAGGAGGCCAGTGATGATGCTGTGCAGGGCCAG GATCTGTTTGATGAAGAGGATGACTTGAGGAAAACCAAGAAGGCTAGGAGGAAAATGATCCGAACCACATCAATGACCAGA caaCCAAACTTCAAGCAGAAGTTTGTGGCTTTGCTGAAGAGGTTTAAAGTGACAGAGGAG GTCCTGGATTCTGACCCTGTAGACCAGACccaggaggtggaggaagacCTGGGCTTGCTCTATGACAGCCTGGAAGAGTGCAACAACAGTGACAGTGGCCCAGAAATTGAGGACAACGAGAGTGTGCACAGTACACCCAAGCCCACCTTGAG GCGTTTCTTTGAGGGAGTCTCTCATTCTGGTTCCCAGACTGAGATCGGCAGTCTGCACAGCCAGAAAGGGCAGGACCAAGAGTCGGGCAGCCCT GGCGAAGCAGAAAAACGGAAGCCAGGAGCGCCACGAGCACAGGAAGAGCCAGGAGCCGAGGTCCCTGTGGTG gagctggctgcagaggagcCGTGTCCCCGGCTGGCCCCCCCTGAGGCTGCCACCAGGGAGAGCAGCATGGACAGGCTGGCCCAGCTGGGCCCTGGAACCAAATCTGAGCTCCCCAGTGCTGTGTCACCCAG CACCTCAGTGAAGGACCGGCAGAGCTCCAAGGGACAGAGTGGCCGCACCAGCAGCCTGGACAGCGAGAGCTCCCCGGACTCGTGGCACAGCACCCAG GTGCCCCGAAAATCTGTTTATGATCAGCTGAACCAAATCCTGGTCTCAGATGAGCAGCTTCCAGAGAGCATCGTGCTGGTGAATGTCGCTGAATGGCAGGGGCAG TATGTGAGCGAGCAGCTCCAGGCGCACAAGCAGCTGGTCGTTTCCACCTGCTCAGTGGCAGACATCCAGGCGGCCTTCAACACCACCGTCTCCCGTATCCAGCGATA CTGTAACTGTAACTCCCACATGCCCCCCCCAGTGAAGGTAGTTGTGGCAGGGGACCAGAGCTACCTGAGTGTTGTCCTTCGGTTCTTCGTGGAACAGCTGGCCAGCAAGACGCCTGACTGGCTCAACTACCTTCGTTTCCTGCTGGTGCCACTGG GCTCTCACCCTCTCGCCAAGTACCTGGCTTCGGTGGATAACAAGTACAGCACTCTGTTCCTGGACACAGCGTGGCGGGAGCTGttcagcagggctgagccccCCACTGCAG acACTGTGGACATTGCGGGCCGCGTTGCCCAGTTCATTGCTGGAGCCAGCCTGTCTCACCAGCTGCCCATCTCCGAGGCCATGCTGACCTACAAGCAGAAGAG CCCTGATGAGGATTCCTGCCAGAAGTTCATACCCTTTGTAGGG GTTGTGAAGGTGGGCCTGGTGGAGCAGTCCTTCAGTGCCTCTG TGGACTCAGATGATGCCACAGCCTGCACCCCTTCGCTGCTGAGCTCGgtgccagctgctggcagtgcatcCCCCTACGGCAAGGAGACTGTGAGCACCCCACCACCCTCCCCATCTGTCAGCAGCGGCCTCTCAGGTGCTGG GTCTCTGAGCCCTGGTGTAGAGGTGATGGGCCTGCAGGTGGACTACTGGACAACACAAGGGCTGGATAGGAAGAAGGAGGGCGAAAAGCGGGAGACGGGCATCAAGAACACACTCAAGAGCAACTTCCGCTCGCTCCAGGTCAGCCGCATCCCCGGCGTCGGGGAGCTGGTGCCGCCCAGCACTATGGCCATGACTGTGGTTACCAaggagaagaacaagaaag TGATGTTCCTGAGCAAGAAACCAAAAGAGAAGGACCTAGAACCCAAAAGCCAAGTCATCGAAGGGATCACACGCCTCATCTGCACAGCCAAGCACCAGAACACCATGCTGCGAG TCTCCATAGATGGGGTGGAATGGAACGATGTGAAGTTTTtccagctggcagcacagtggCCAACACACGTCAAGTACCTCCCCGTGGGCATCTTCGGCTACTCAAAGAGCGTGTGA